GCCGCTTCAAACCTTAATTCTAACGGCTATTTTAGTACCAACTATCTTTTTTATCCTAGGGCCATTAGCTGAAAGAATTGCCCAACACCTATCAGAAAAACGTCATATCAAATAGACACAACCTATATTGAATGCAAAAGCAATCATTTTGCATTTAATATTTAGAGTTCTTTTTCAATCATTAACTGCGCACCAGTGCCATATAATCATCAAGCAAATTCTTGCTGATCTCACCTGGTGTAAAACGATAGTCACCAATCTCTGAAACCGGTGTCACTTCTGCAGCAGAGCCAGTGATAAAACATTCTGAAAAATCAGCCATTTCTTCAGGTTTAATCTGTCGCTCGATCACTTCAATGCCTCGTTTCCGAGCTAAGTCCATTACCGTACGCCGGGTAATACCATCCAGAAACACATCAGCTGTTGGCGTATGCAACACACCGTCTTTAATAAAGAACACATTCGCACCCGTTGCCTCAGCAACAAGTCCGCGCCAATCAAGCATCAACGCATCTGCATATCCTTCTTTTTCAGCTCTGTGTTTCTCAACTGTACAAATCATATAAAGACCAGCAGCTTTCGCCCGAGAAGGCGCCGTACGTGGGTCCGGGCGACAATAGTCAGCCATCC
The sequence above is a segment of the Hyphomicrobiales bacterium 4NK60-0047b genome. Coding sequences within it:
- a CDS encoding branched-chain amino acid aminotransferase; translated protein: MADLAFDQLEGHIWFNGEMVPWADAKIHVLSHGLHYGSSVFEGQRIYSGKIFKLTEHSERLRKSAEILDFEIPYSVAEIDAACKEVMEIQNLTEGYMRPIAWRGSEQMGVAAQNNKINLAIAAWEWGSYFDPAERMKGIRLRMADYCRPDPRTAPSRAKAAGLYMICTVEKHRAEKEGYADALMLDWRGLVAEATGANVFFIKDGVLHTPTADVFLDGITRRTVMDLARKRGIEVIERQIKPEEMADFSECFITGSAAEVTPVSEIGDYRFTPGEISKNLLDDYMALVRS